The following proteins are co-located in the Streptomyces sp. NBC_00435 genome:
- a CDS encoding SAV_6107 family HEPN domain-containing protein, translating to MGTRNDSATRRKRHQATRSARNDRRFVMATPSPSPVHPVPRKSAAPPAALDLLAKAHEGLTEAARLTRSNERYATAHLAALRAAAAVLAARGRPEPVNPRRRPRIRSAWEVLPEIAPELAEWSALFASGAARRARAEAGIAGAATGRDADDLVRAAGMFLRLVERMLSLRPVLPSGAAQALPPPRAERPDAG from the coding sequence ATGGGAACACGCAATGACAGCGCAACCCGCAGGAAGCGACACCAGGCAACGCGAAGCGCCCGCAACGACAGGAGGTTCGTCATGGCCACACCGTCCCCGTCCCCTGTCCACCCCGTCCCGCGGAAGTCGGCGGCACCGCCCGCCGCACTCGACCTGCTCGCCAAGGCCCACGAGGGCCTGACCGAAGCCGCCCGGCTGACCCGGTCCAACGAGCGGTACGCCACTGCCCATCTCGCCGCGCTGCGCGCCGCGGCGGCCGTGCTCGCCGCGCGCGGGCGGCCCGAGCCGGTGAACCCGCGGCGCAGGCCCCGGATCCGCAGCGCGTGGGAGGTGCTCCCGGAGATAGCTCCCGAACTGGCCGAGTGGAGCGCGCTCTTCGCCTCCGGCGCGGCCCGCCGGGCGCGGGCGGAGGCGGGGATAGCGGGCGCGGCGACCGGCCGGGACGCGGACGATCTGGTGCGTGCCGCCGGGATGTTCCTGCGCCTGGTGGAGCGGATGCTCTCGCTCCGCCCGGTGTTGCCGTCCGGAGCGGCCCAGGCCCTCCCGCCGCCCCGCGCGGAGCGTCCGGACGCGGGATGA
- a CDS encoding ATP-binding cassette domain-containing protein, whose product MDSPHGAAVKAEDFGLKGPRGWVFRGVGVDAAPGSLIAVEGPSGSGRTCLLLALTGRMKPTEGHAEVGRHRLPKKMAAVRRIAALGPVPGVNDLDQALTVTEQLREGAMLQRRYEGPVRALLRPRGESRTSTAARIDAALAAAGLDLETLPKGPRTSVRDLERLESVRLSVAIALLGSPRLLALDDLDLKLSDAERTEVWDLLRSLAARGTTVLAVCSEAPADVTVLRTVPATTPEPAAGRSAAVPRPMDSKVSWGAGGTDKPVADKPVADKPVADKPATDKPDAEGTGHTDGAADAGGTDSTPDRHDTHDTHDTKGDDDALAETGRA is encoded by the coding sequence GTGGACAGCCCGCACGGCGCGGCCGTCAAAGCCGAGGACTTCGGACTCAAGGGCCCGCGCGGCTGGGTGTTCCGGGGCGTCGGGGTGGACGCGGCGCCCGGCTCGCTCATCGCGGTCGAAGGCCCCTCCGGCAGCGGACGGACCTGCCTGCTCCTCGCGCTCACCGGCCGGATGAAGCCCACCGAGGGTCACGCCGAGGTCGGCCGCCACCGGCTGCCGAAGAAGATGGCCGCGGTCCGCCGCATCGCCGCCCTCGGCCCGGTCCCCGGGGTCAACGACCTCGACCAAGCCCTTACCGTAACCGAGCAACTGCGCGAAGGCGCCATGCTCCAGCGCCGCTACGAAGGCCCGGTCCGCGCCCTGCTCCGCCCGCGCGGCGAGAGCCGCACCTCCACCGCGGCCCGGATCGATGCCGCGCTGGCCGCCGCCGGACTGGACCTCGAGACCCTGCCCAAGGGACCGCGAACCTCCGTACGGGACCTGGAACGGCTGGAATCCGTACGCCTGTCGGTGGCCATCGCGCTGCTCGGCTCGCCGCGCCTGCTGGCCCTGGACGACCTGGACCTCAAGCTCTCGGACGCCGAGCGCACCGAGGTCTGGGACCTGCTCCGCTCCCTCGCCGCCCGCGGGACCACCGTCCTCGCGGTGTGCAGCGAGGCCCCGGCCGACGTGACCGTCCTGCGGACCGTCCCGGCCACCACCCCGGAGCCGGCGGCCGGTCGGAGCGCCGCGGTGCCCCGGCCCATGGACTCCAAGGTCAGCTGGGGCGCCGGGGGGACCGACAAGCCGGTCGCCGACAAGCCGGTCGCCGACAAGCCGGTCGCCGACAAGCCGGCGACCGACAAGCCGGACGCCGAAGGCACCGGACACACGGACGGGGCCGCCGACGCGGGCGGCACCGACAGCACGCCCGACAGGCACGACACGCACGACACGCACGACACGAAGGGGGACGACGATGCGCTCGCCGAAACTGGCCGCGCTTGA
- a CDS encoding TetR/AcrR family transcriptional regulator, producing the protein MESSSTGTAAGGGGRRQATRQKLYEAAVTLIAEQGFSATTVDEIAERAGVAKGTVYYNFASKNDLFEELLRHGVGLLTESLRTAAESTEARGGTRVEALDEMIRAGLVFIDRYPAFTQLYVAELWRTNRTWQSTLMVVRREAVAVVETVLREGVERGELSAEIDVPLTAAALVGMVLVAALDWQSFQSERSLDDVHSALSLLLRGRVSGNR; encoded by the coding sequence ATGGAAAGCAGCAGCACCGGTACGGCCGCGGGCGGCGGCGGCCGCCGCCAGGCCACACGGCAGAAGCTCTACGAAGCGGCCGTCACCCTCATCGCCGAGCAGGGCTTCTCCGCGACCACGGTCGACGAGATCGCCGAGCGGGCGGGCGTAGCGAAGGGCACCGTCTACTACAACTTCGCCAGCAAGAACGACCTCTTCGAGGAGCTGCTGCGGCACGGGGTCGGGCTGCTGACCGAATCCCTGCGGACGGCGGCGGAATCGACCGAGGCGAGGGGCGGGACCCGGGTCGAGGCGCTCGACGAGATGATCCGGGCCGGCCTGGTGTTCATCGACCGGTACCCGGCCTTCACCCAGCTCTACGTCGCCGAGCTGTGGCGGACCAACCGGACCTGGCAGTCCACGCTGATGGTCGTCCGGCGGGAGGCGGTCGCCGTCGTCGAGACGGTGCTGCGCGAAGGCGTGGAGCGGGGAGAGCTCAGTGCGGAGATCGACGTGCCGCTGACCGCCGCCGCGCTGGTGGGGATGGTACTGGTGGCGGCCCTGGACTGGCAGTCCTTCCAGAGCGAGCGGTCGCTGGACGACGTGCACTCGGCGCTGTCGCTGCTGCTGCGGGGCCGGGTCAGCGGGAACCGCTGA
- a CDS encoding YhgE/Pip domain-containing protein — protein sequence MRSPKLAALELKRFGRGKLPRAALVALLLLPLLYGALYLWSFWDPYSRLDKVPVALVNSDQGATVDGKRIDAGGEITRKLHASKTFDWHEVSAAEAAKGLENGTYYLSLTMPSDFSSKIASSSGTDPATGALQVRTNDANNYIVGSISRTVFAEVRSAASTNASRGFLDKIFVNFSDLHGKTAEAADGADKLTDGAGKAQKGAEDLANGLDTAKAKNGELTGGLKKLNGAAAQLETGTKGVADGTQQLVEKVGGVADRTRPFLKDPKQLADSALLVADTAQVVKKHLEDFAGKAPAAAAISQGVSTGLADYYAKTCTTGAKPVPDTCPELQRLKDNAAEGARLAGDVNALVKNSNGDIDKLRTQLDDLEKAARLLATKAPGLSADLDSAVTQVNALNTGAHKVATGMAQLHTGLGSATEGSGAIGAGVGKLGDGAHSLDGGLVKLVDGNGELAGGLHDGAGKIPDYDQAQRDTRTEVMADPVRLANQSLHKAPNYGTGFAPYFIPLSLWVGAMVAYMLIAPLNRRALAAGASPWRIAFAGWLPVAGLGAAQVGALMSVLHWGLGLQMARPALTVAFLMLVTGCFAAIVQWLNAKFGAAGRILVLAVLMLQLTSAGGTYPVQTSPGFFNAVHPYLPMSYVVESLRRLITGGDLAPVWQGCVVLTAFTAGALALTALAARGKQVWTMDRLHPELSL from the coding sequence ATGCGCTCGCCGAAACTGGCCGCGCTTGAGCTGAAGCGGTTCGGGCGGGGGAAGCTGCCCCGGGCCGCCCTCGTCGCGCTGCTCCTGCTGCCGCTCCTCTACGGAGCGCTGTACCTGTGGTCCTTCTGGGACCCCTACAGCCGCCTCGACAAGGTGCCCGTCGCCCTCGTCAACTCCGACCAGGGCGCCACCGTCGACGGCAAGCGGATCGACGCCGGCGGTGAGATCACCCGCAAGCTGCACGCCAGCAAGACCTTCGACTGGCACGAGGTGAGCGCGGCGGAGGCGGCCAAGGGGCTGGAGAACGGTACGTACTACCTCTCCCTCACCATGCCCTCCGACTTCAGCTCGAAGATCGCCTCCAGCTCCGGCACGGACCCCGCCACCGGTGCCCTCCAGGTGCGCACCAACGACGCGAACAACTACATCGTGGGTTCGATCTCGCGCACCGTCTTCGCCGAGGTCCGCTCGGCGGCGTCCACCAACGCCTCCCGCGGGTTCCTCGACAAGATCTTCGTCAACTTCTCCGACCTCCACGGCAAGACCGCCGAGGCCGCCGACGGGGCCGACAAGCTCACCGACGGCGCGGGCAAGGCCCAGAAGGGCGCCGAGGACCTCGCCAACGGCCTGGACACGGCGAAGGCGAAGAACGGCGAGCTCACCGGCGGCCTGAAGAAGCTGAACGGAGCCGCCGCGCAGCTGGAAACGGGGACGAAGGGTGTCGCTGACGGCACCCAGCAGCTCGTCGAGAAGGTGGGCGGCGTCGCGGACCGGACCCGGCCCTTCCTCAAGGACCCCAAGCAGCTCGCGGACAGCGCACTGCTCGTCGCCGACACCGCCCAGGTCGTCAAGAAGCACCTCGAGGACTTCGCCGGGAAGGCCCCGGCCGCCGCCGCCATCAGCCAGGGCGTCTCCACCGGCCTCGCCGACTACTACGCGAAGACCTGCACCACCGGAGCCAAGCCCGTCCCGGACACCTGCCCGGAGCTGCAGCGGCTCAAGGACAACGCCGCCGAGGGCGCCCGGTTGGCCGGTGACGTCAACGCGCTCGTCAAGAACTCCAACGGCGACATCGACAAGCTCCGCACGCAATTGGACGACCTCGAAAAGGCCGCCCGCCTCCTCGCCACGAAGGCCCCCGGCCTCTCCGCGGACCTGGATTCGGCGGTCACCCAGGTGAACGCCCTCAACACGGGTGCCCACAAGGTCGCCACCGGAATGGCCCAGCTGCACACCGGCCTCGGCTCGGCCACCGAAGGCTCCGGCGCGATCGGCGCGGGTGTCGGCAAGCTCGGCGACGGCGCCCACAGTCTCGACGGCGGTCTGGTCAAGCTGGTGGACGGCAACGGAGAACTCGCCGGCGGCCTGCACGACGGCGCCGGAAAGATACCCGACTACGACCAGGCGCAGCGCGACACCCGCACCGAGGTGATGGCCGATCCCGTAAGGCTCGCCAACCAGTCCTTGCACAAGGCGCCCAACTACGGCACCGGCTTCGCCCCGTACTTCATCCCGCTCTCCCTGTGGGTCGGCGCGATGGTCGCCTACATGCTGATCGCACCGCTCAACCGGCGGGCGCTCGCCGCCGGCGCCTCGCCCTGGCGGATCGCCTTCGCGGGCTGGCTGCCCGTGGCCGGGCTCGGCGCCGCGCAGGTCGGCGCGCTGATGTCCGTACTCCACTGGGGACTCGGTCTGCAGATGGCCCGGCCGGCGCTCACCGTCGCCTTCCTGATGCTGGTCACCGGCTGCTTCGCCGCGATCGTCCAGTGGCTCAACGCCAAGTTCGGCGCCGCCGGCCGGATCCTGGTGCTGGCCGTCCTGATGCTCCAGCTGACCTCGGCGGGTGGCACCTACCCCGTCCAGACCAGCCCCGGCTTCTTCAACGCCGTCCACCCCTACCTGCCGATGTCCTACGTCGTCGAGAGCCTGCGGCGCCTGATCACCGGCGGGGACCTGGCCCCGGTCTGGCAGGGCTGCGTCGTCCTGACCGCCTTCACGGCGGGCGCCCTCGCCCTCACCGCGCTCGCGGCCCGCGGCAAGCAGGTGTGGACGATGGACCGGCTGCATCCGGAACTGAGTCTGTAG